The Tachysurus vachellii isolate PV-2020 chromosome 15, HZAU_Pvac_v1, whole genome shotgun sequence nucleotide sequence ttataaAAACGATACAGTAGTGATGTAGAGTAAAACTATTCAGAGAACCTTTGCAGTCAGCTTTTACCTGTATGAACTTCCGGAGGTTCCCTCCTGCTTGATCTGCCTGTTCAGAGCATCTGCAGCTGACCTTCCTCTGGATCCTGCTCTttgctctttcttcttctctccagTCTCAGcatccttctctttcttcaccggtctcttcttttcctcctttgcatcttccttctcttttactctctcctCGATCTCGCACTTCTCCACGCCTGTGTCCGGTTCTGCGGTCATGTGCTCGGGCTTCTGGCTTTTGCTGTCGATTTTGGGGATCCAGGGATGATCGCCGCGTTTCTGAACAGGCCACGGTTTATAATCTTTCTGGTACTGCGTCTCATTATTGAACGGTGTCTGACACGGGCGGTACTCATTTTTGGGTTTGCAGCTCGGTTCCGGTTTGACTGTCCACGCTTTGAAGTCCTGGCGCGTGACGGACGATCCGCGCGCTGCTGAAGATGCTGATGCTGCAGCCGACTCTTGTGGCGCGGTGTGGGCGGGTTCTGTTTCTATGGCGACCGCGCTAGGATGATGGGCTTGCGCTAACGGGCCCGGTTGCGGATGGAGATGCCGCACCTCGGCCACGTCCGAGTACTTGGTAAAGACGAGGGGCACAGCGATGTCCGCCTTATCCAGTTCGCTCCAGAAGCGGTTGATGCAGCAGGCGCGAGTGATGCAAGGCCACGCCATGCCGAAGACCTGCAGCAGCGATTTATAACCAGGAAAAATGAGGCAACGGGTTTTCACCCGCTCCCCTTTAAACGGATAAAAGCGCGACTTTTCCTCTTGTGATGGATTTACGCTCAGAAGGCGAAGTCCACAAAATCCTGCAGTGGTGTTCCAATCCAAAatagttttcttttaaattaccCCTAACCTCTTCGCAGAAAAAATAACCCCAAATATTAGTTTTGAAGGCCTGATGAGTGTGAGCGCGGCCCCGCCTGGTTGTGGAGGATTGCTGCGTAAAATCGCCCGTCACCTGCAGACGGCTGCGGCTGGACAGCAGCATCCACAGGCCACGCCCCCAATTTAACCACTTCATGTCCGAGTCTGTATAACATATTAACATAAATCACACTTTTACTGTCCGTACTGTCTAAACCCTCACTTCAATACATTGTAAACATCGGTCATATTCTCTTAGCCATTGGAATACAGTGGGCTTTcttaatgtaatattatactgGCTTTATGTACTAATATTTATACGGACTATAATATAATTTGCTTcagaaatgaatgtaaaatttgGAAAAAATATCTAATGAGAAAGAAATTGCAAGCAAAGAGCTTTATACAAGCCATTATAGGTCTATTATAGTATATACGAGACTTATAGTATActatttacagtatgtaattTGTACAGGTCACAAGTACCTTGTACTTTGGAAATCCCTGTCCAGTCATGAACATTTTAGCGTTTATTCCCTGCTATGGCACACCCACTTCAACTCGATTAGATGAATGTATTATAGCAAATATatcaaatctatttttattttaatatattttttatatatatataaaaaaacataagttTGTCCTCAGTGTACTAGGTTCATTAGAGGAGTGTGAAAATCTCAGTTAGACaaagaaatctaaaatgaacatttccCTAGGTTGTCATGCAAAATAGTGACATGCCTTGCATATGATCAATGTAGGTTTGGGTTGTGTGCATTCAATTCAAGTATTCCCTCTAATCCAGAAGTAAGCTTGTGCTCTTAAGTAAATCAGAGCTCTAATGTTTGCTGGTTTTGTAACACTTACACATTTAGTAAACCTAGATGTAGTAACAGATGACTATAATGACATCACATTTTACCAGATTGTGCTTTGAGGACTGGAATTTTGAAACACCGTCTTAGAGAAACATGTTAAGTTCTTGGAAGACTTGGCAGCTGATGAGTCACACCCATGTTCCTTTGTTTCAAAGCTTCTAAGAGAAACATTAAAGATACCATCTAGTGGCCATATCAGAGAAGCAGACTGGAAactggagacagagagaaaagataCATAGTCATGGTTCACATTCACAATATTTACCAAAAATGATAGACAAGGACCGAAGAGGACAGGTGGACATTCACATTAAAATCAATCAGATTCAGTTTACTCTGTCATTTCTCT carries:
- the map6b gene encoding microtubule-associated protein 6 homolog, whose translation is MAWPCITRACCINRFWSELDKADIAVPLVFTKYSDVAEVRHLHPQPGPLAQAHHPSAVAIETEPAHTAPQESAAASASSAARGSSVTRQDFKAWTVKPEPSCKPKNEYRPCQTPFNNETQYQKDYKPWPVQKRGDHPWIPKIDSKSQKPEHMTAEPDTGVEKCEIEERVKEKEDAKEEKKRPVKKEKDAETGEKKKEQRAGSRGRSAADALNRQIKQEGTSGSSYRMEFKAYTDVKPVKPIKAKSQYKLSMEEKANLETSYSATYKGEQSKPEAADNKLLERRRIRSLYNEPSMKESSKSEKPVASHSKPKKMTSHSKTASKAKARPNTGTQPAKKKSSVSKLELKPDGGVTKKSKEMINRLAEGKK